The sequence below is a genomic window from Ischnura elegans chromosome 2, ioIscEleg1.1, whole genome shotgun sequence.
GGTGCTGCAACTTGTGAGAGAAGTAGAGCTCATGCAATATTGTATGAATTACTCTTGTGACACACCTGCAAATCGTTCTTCGTGGGGGTAGGTCACAGCATTATTCAGCCCATATGACTCACGAGCTTTGGCAAATGTGTACCTGAGGTGGGTCCAATGAGAAAATCGAAGAGGATCTAGCTCATTCAACTCAAATGGAGGCTCTCCATTGATAATCCATTGAGCCAGATAATTACCAATACCACCTGCATGAATGATTCCATACCTGTAAGATGAGCAACAGTAATTTCTACAGTCaataattttactttcaataaaataattgatagaaATAGAAATGTTGAGGGTTATAGTAGAATATTGACAgatatgaattttcataaaaaatggaacTTTGGGTGGgaagcagtggtgtcatggtgccggaacgtgCCGGAATGCCATCCcagcactggttaagaaaagataCAAAAGATAAATATGTAACCCTTTTATCactttggtgcctcaaaatttctaatatataccttcgtaaccaaaataaaaaaatgtaataaaatgtatatgATAACTTGTAGTTAAAAAacacacacagagtaatatttcactcataaaaaagttaaggaaagtgatttccggcactgctaattttgccatgacgtcactggtgagaaaattattaagtttttgctACAGTTTAACTCTTATGTATTCTTATTGCATAATACAGTGGGATTTTTTTCCACCTTAAACCACTTGTTATTAAACCATAAAATTTAGTTACCCAATCATAGCAATGttaaaaaatgaactaatttATTGAAGCTTTCATGGACCATTAATTATAAAGGAACTTTGTTTTGGataacagttaaaaaataaaccgtTTTGATGACCGTTTTGAGGAAGCCGCCAGCAAGCAAGGGGAAACATCGGCAGAAGTGACacaaaaatatgtggaaaacaGCCAAAAAAGAAGTCTATTTGTAATTAGAAATGCttcttttcataaatatatttacattgcTTCTTCATAAGCACATACATATAAGTAGTGATTTCAGTAAAAGCCATAGCAACTCTTTTAGAGATAGCATAATTTTGAAGTGGGATGGGATGTTGAATTAATGTTATTACCCAAATCCAACAGCTAGCCACATATTGGGCATTAGAGAAGGCCCAACCATCGGTAACAGATCAGGAGTATAGGTGATTGGTCCAGAGACAACTGTTGGGATGCTGGCATCAGCCAGGCATGGGATTAACTTCATAGCAATGTCCAAGTGTGGGGCTAGACGGTCCAAGTCTGGCTGGAATAATTCCTTCCCAAAACCtattaagagaagaaataaaaaaatcaagcatTTTCCTCTTTTGCAATGTCAATTTTTATTAGCAGATTAGCCATTCAGTAAAAGATATGAATAGAAAAATTCATACCCACAAGCTCAAAAAAGGTAAGTTTGAAACAGTTAATGGGATTCCCCCAAATGTCGAAGAATTAGTTAGTATCTAATATGCCTGCATCGATAGCCCTGACAGTACATGATAACATCAACAATCTTAGCCATGGTATTCATctaaaaggaaatttattttaaatcacatGTATGAGGAACCTAAATTTGAGTTGAAGAGACTTTTAGAAACTTAACAAACTacgttgaaaaagttttgtcgtgtataaataataaatattcttatcTTTCAGAATTCGCAGTGAAAATATAGCTACCTACTTGTCGTTCTTCAAGGCATTCATTCACTCTATgcttcaaccctaaggttggttttgGTTGGTAAGGGTGGAGCTGtgaataaatttcacattttcagtGAAGGGGGACAAATTCTTCTCCCCGTACCTCCTCACATCGCTTCACAACTAATTAAAGCCTGATTTGGACATCATCATTTTTCTTAGACTAAATCATTTCCACATCGATTTTGTTATAAATACAGTGTGttaaatgatttaaatgtaatCTAAGGAAAAAGTTACAGGAATACTGGAAATAGAATACTAAGCAGGGCATTGCAatactttattgaaaaaataaaactgattactCAAAGGTTTCCAGGTGGCTTAAGTTATTGCTTTCCCTCAGCTTTGATGAAATCCAATGAATTTGTCCCTGAAATGGGGAACAAAGGAAGCATACATGGTAATACATCACACATACTGCTACTCGTTAGAGACAAAGGAAGGGCTGAATAATAATTAAGcatttatgatttccatggtcgCACATCATCTTTTGCACCTCATGTTCTGTTCTGTGAAGTTTTTACAATAAGAAAAAATGGTCTACATTTTTTTAGCAGTATCCAATCATCTATCTCCATGGTCTGATCGCCAGAGCCTCTGGTCCAAAGGATGGTACTTAAATCACTGAACCGAACCAATAATGCTTTCAAGCAGTTTAAATATCCATCTGCATTTATAGATCTCCATTCTAGGAGAGACGTGgatgaaagaataatttaaaaaaattggagaaagaatTCATGATTGGATCTATAACACATTTTCCCATGGTAAcaaatataattgaatttaaCAGGCACAGGgagtccatttttttaaatttcctggtTGCATTAGAATATTAGAAGGATTTATTTTTAGAAGACGGACTTCTTCAAGTAGCTCCTGAGCTAGGTACCTGAATTCACATGCCAATGACAACCTCCAAGATTAAAGAAAAGGAGATGAGCATTCATGCtctggacactgccagctgagtggattcatattgttgggttactagatgagcggatttgattccgttggcaattgttgagcgtttttgcagtggagatatcgaatgagcttcatgctaattttttctgccaCTGAACTTATGCTTTCTTATTAAGTCTTTACATTGTTTTGCACTTTACCTTCTCATTTTTGTAATTTACTGGATGCTTCAGTttggtatttaaagaaaattttggtaTAAAGGCATTTAAAGAAAACAGTTGACTTGTATTTGACTTCTGTGGATCATATGCCAATCCCTCCCCTTAATATAAATGTCTAATTACACGCCTAGCTACTGCAAGTGAGAGTCTTTTTGGCTCAAGGGGGATACTGGACTACTCTGAGAGACTTGTACTTCTTGCATTTGTTGTATTTGGTGGGAAGCCATTAACACTCTACCCACCACACTAACTCGGACCCCAGGGAATGAAAGAGTCGTGCAAAGTAAACCTGTAGGCCTATGTGCCCAGCAAAGTAAACCTGTGTGCCAATTGTACAAGTTTTTTGATGGATGATGAGTACAAGGGTGACTTTTCAGGGAACAGTGGCACGCCGGGATCCACACCGATGGTATCTGCAGCACACATTGGTACTTGAAGACTCAAAATTGAGTTTCAATCATTATGAAGCgcacaataaatatgaaataataagtatCCATTCTTGACCGAGAAAATTTTGGAAGATTCATGATATTATTTTGAGCAGACGTGGCATCGAGGTGAAGATTAGTTCTCAGCATCGGAGGTAAGAAGGCATGCAGATGTAATAAGGCCTCTAGATCAATAGCTTACAGATATTTGAATGAATGACTATGTGAGATAGCAATGATGATATCCAGCTGCCTACCTGGAGGTACTCCTGCCAACACCCATTCATCCCTCAACTTCATAGACTCCTGGCTCTCATAGGGTCCAATCAGGAGTCCACTTCTTTCTTGACGCAAATAAAAAGAACCATCTAAGTGGCGAAGAACAGGGATCTCTTTTTTTGGTCCATTGTCATTTTTCATGTACTCTTGAACCTCAGGTATGGGAGCAGTCACTGCGTACTGGTGTTCCACTGGCACAAGTGGGAGGTCTGGCTTAAGTCCAGCCAATCTGCCAACCTCGCGTGCCCAAAACCCTGTGGTGTAATGTTACATATCAACATTAAGGTGCCAACATGATAAGGTCTATATATACCTACATATTCATTAGATATTGTGGTTACATTGCTTTATCTTACAACCATGAAGTAACAATAAGTGAGTGTTGGTTTTATACTAGCCCTACAACATTGATGGCTTTCAATATAGTGGCATGAAAGTAATTTCCCTCTAAGACCATACACGTTTACTTTATAAATTAGCATTTAGTTTTAAATGGCTAAGTAAGATTTTAGTACCTTACAATCATCTTtcattttggtttcattatttaGTCCATTATGATTTTTAATCGTTGAGCGCTGACTGTTAATTACCTCGTGGTTATGTATTTTGCAAGTAATTATTCATGGTATTTACTGGCAGTCATATAAGTTACATTGTCTAAGGTGcacagaaatttttttctgacaatGCTGCTGATGTGCAGCTAGCTCCAGTGATGCAGCAAAGGGGGGGAGGgttaggggataaaacccccttaGATAAAACCCTCCAGAGcttggagaatattttttataaaaatattttaatgtaattttaatggcaaattttgtaactaatattagggagAAGGATGACTCATAaataaaacatcaaactattcacaaggcagtaaaactcaaaattttgaaccatttatcttaaaaaaaatttggggGAGGGCTCCCACACCTCCTGGTTACtgtggcgggtattccataccccaaagtattagttgcgcctaaaaccccccctagcctttattcctaaCTGCGCCTCTGGCTAGCTCACTggctcaaaatattttaactctatGCATACTTTAAATACAGACTTGCCTGTGGCATTGACCACCCTTTTTGTGACAATCGAGCCTCCTTTTGCTGTGTGGATTTCCCAGCCATTCGGTGCAAATTTATGTAAGGCAGTGAGTCGCTCCATGGCTACAACCTCTGTATCAAGGTAAATTTCTGCCCCTCTGCTTCGAGCTCCAGCAGCTAGGGCTTGGGTCATGGAATATGGGTCAATGTGTCCATCATTAGGGTTGTAGAGACCAGCCAATATCTGAGGAAAAGAGCAATTTTAACTTAATCTgggattttttcctttcaaatggaAGCAGTACTTCAATTGGGATGATAGTTGTGTTCTTGAGTgggatgaaaaattttcttctccTATATGGAGGGGAAAAATTTCAGAGCCTACAAAAATTAGGGTCGTGAGCTTAAACCTAATGATCCTCTATGTTGTACATATTTGATTTTAAGATGCCTCTGGGATAGGAGAAGAAATTTTTCAACCCTATGAGAAATATATTAGATAACTATCCAGCTAGATCACAATAATCACAATGAGGTTatttggaagaaataaataaggaaGCTGTTTATTATAAGCTGTTTTGTATTCTACCGTCAGTCTCTTAGATAACTTATCTGGAAAGTCTCATAATTGATAAAAACGCTGCATTTTAATTCACATTAGAGCTCAAAATTATTAGAAGTAAATTAATGCCTTGTGCAAaaatcactttcattttaatacccAATGATTGGCATTTCCCATTATTATGAAAACACTCAACTCCTTGGAGTCTCAATACGTGAAACTGATTTTACATTCAGGCAATAAAGTAAGTTTTATCACAATTTGGTCAACATTCAGTCTAATTTgtaaaaatacacaataaattGTTTTTGCCATATTTTCCTCACAACTTTgtagcaacatttttataaatacaaaaaaataaatagatttttataaaaacaaaatgcatgGATTATTAATCGATCTGACATTTAACTTTGACTGCTGCAATATTTTTTAAGACACTAAATAATCTTCCAACTCTTAGATTGAATGCCTTGAAACTTACTGTCTCCATATTCATGAAAGGGACTAGCTTCTGAATAGCATCTGGGTCAATCAGCATTTGTGGTGCATCTTTATGTTGTTGGCGGGACATCTGAAATCTTTAAAGATGATATAAGGATTAATATAAGAGATGGCACCCACTAGGGTGCAAGTTGTAccatagaaaaaaattttggGACAAATTTAGGCATTTGAGGGTTTttattaacctcttccctacacagggcgtgatttcacggcctgaattttctgatgctaaagaaggaaggccggcttttcacggcttgaatttttcgaagcaaaaggccagaggccgtgttttcacggtttcacggtcaagcatgccaagtgggtcccaaccgacattagggtccctcggcgcgagaggtccgaccctttcctattgtccgtgtggggattacctcagcccattccggctctcagtgtcctactcaaggaaggtgctcatggtcacttatttgtttataagttaaaataactaaaaacgttcatgttgcatttattgaaaatctatgcgaggaattacattctgtacgttctgctgattggttccaaattttaaacggaattctagcgttcatattaacggagttgatcatcacctagaacaatttttggagacgctaaggttagatgtttaattgttatttttataacttactagcaagattataggagcgatattgtaatgatttacatctaaaaatatacgttactctgttagctacattctaagtgtacatttgcggtgaaattcgatagaatatccgatttatcTTCTATGAAacaaagccctcgtaatgtaataaaatatgattctctcagttctttgtcgtgagccaaaattacagcggctatttttaataacctcttaccaaccttttaatacaaaggtattataaacgaatttcgctataaatactgattaatgcatatcctaaaaattcgtaaatttaatgtaccaatagggaatgttttacgtagacattCGTTCCGTGttttctcctactgaaatatgtgtgtggaagatgataacctcactcttctcggaaaagctcatttggctatgatatagtgccgttttgctgaaaaccctaaaaataaccgtagaactttgtttaaaagttctacaggcattgcaaaatgaaaggaatacgttgatgaactgacatttaatgcaacagtaacaattaaaaaaattaaaattgcactggcaacaataaactgaccgcaaaagtacaccgggatgggctgccttcggggaaaagggtcgaggattatatatGCCCGGTTGCGgaggaaagggtccgggaccccgctagggaaggtcattaaggggaggaagcaactacctggtcagtcccaagcctagaagaaactccgtacggggcaaaaaagaatttctcaaacccttcgtagaaccaaaagcaacttcccgtgaaggagctcagcgcgaaaaggttaaaacaCATGCTCAGTTACATCCGAGGTTTGAGGGGAGTTTTCGCTACCTTTTCCCATCCTATAACCAACTAAGAAAGAGAAATTCTTTTTTGCCCCGTACGGAGTTTCTTCtaggcttgggactgaccaggtagttgcttcctccccttaatgaccttccctagcggggtcccggaccctttcctcCGCAAccgggcaaatataatcctcgacccatttccccgaaggcagcccatcccagtgtacttttgcggtcagtttattgttgccagtgcaattttaatttttttaattgttactgttgcattaaatgtcagttcatcaacgtattcctttcattttgcaatgcctgtagaacttttaaacaaagttttacggttatttttagggttttcagcaaaacggcactatatcatagccaaatgagcttttccgagaagagtgaggttatcatcttccacacacatatttcagtaggagaaaaCACGGAACGaatgtctacgtaaaacattccctattggtcgaggattatatttgcccggTTGCGgaggaaagggtccgggaccccgctagggaaggtcattaaggggaggaagcaactacctggtcagtcccaagcctagaagaaactccgtacggggcaaaaaagaatttctcaaacccttcgtagaaccaaaagcaacttcccgtgaaggagctcagcgcgaaaaggttaaaacaCATGCTCAGTTACATCCGAGGTTTGAGGGGAGTTTTCGCTACCTTTTCCCATCCTATAACCAACTAAGAAAAACCTATATCAATTgaactataaaaattaaatgaaagagtgacacataaatatttcactaaaattATGAAAGGCTGGATCCCCAATGAAGAAGTCACATATACCCCTTACATAACATAAGGGTCGCATTTATTACTTTTATCTGCAACGTTAGCAAGTAGACTCATACAAtcttaaaatataagtttttaccTGAATTCATCCACTCTTACAGGTGATGTAGCCAGTCGTATGCTCCCTGGCTGGTGGAATCCAACAGCTTGCCCAGTTTCAGCCTCCAGTTGAGCGTACAGATTGATACTAGTGATGAGAgattgagagttttaaattacACAAGAAAAGAATATCCTCCTCTAATATCCACTACACTTTCAAGTGATATTTCTCATCTTAAAAAGTGAGTGAATAGATTATAATAGTTATGTGAATATCATGAGAAATAATTTCTGGTGATAATATTTGATAATCATATCTAATGCTTGAGGCTAGAAGTGATTACATGCATACTATGTACCTGTTTTATAGGTGAAACCACTCCTTAATTTCACAAATTAAGTAGCTGAAGTCAGttgcgcagcaagggggggttttggggaataaccccccccccccagagctcagagaaatttttaagtttaatccattttcttaattggattgatattactaatagattagtgtaagtattaatgaaatacccctcagaaagccgtaaaacccaccattttgaaccatttatcttaaaattccacaatttattaatcttgcacctaccacttatcctggtgggtattccatacacccaaacactccggtattagttgcacctaaaaccccccagccttaattcttagctgcaacCCTGGCTGAAGTTACTCTGGGAAATCATATTGGAAGATTTTTTGACATAATGATCATCATACATTTCATATCTCTTCAATTATTAAGGAGCTGAAAAATCTTTGGGAAAAGGAATAGAATTTCTTGGCTTAGCACTTGGGTTTCTTTGAGTTCTGAATGAGGGAAGAATAATTTAAACTATGTATAATAACTGAATCTAGTTCTGTGGTTTCCAATCCTGTAGAAGTCCACAAACCTCTTGGCTTGAAATTAGTTCCTGTACAGACCACTCCCTGTCCAGAATACTGCTTAACCCTTTTGTGCTGGACGTCAGGTGGAGCCGacaggcattttcatatgcagaacacctgatgtcgggtatagctgtcgcggatTATTCAACGCAGACGACCAGACGCCGGCTCTGGCtgatgcgagggaagggaagtgaccgctgaggtagcaattgtccaatgcattcaggcccagcctgagacccagcttagcgagtccttagggccactcctaggcaataaagcccgaccctcccactcatttatgaccatcctcacccCAGGAATCCATTGCACAGTATGTAGTTACGTTTTCAATAGTTCAACATAGtatgttttattgcatactactatgtttttatactctgagatgaattcttcgttttgttcggtgcccaagcaatttttaaacaaaattttagcaataaaaataatggacttctggacttatttccttatatttactaattttgttattaacgctagaaacccgtttaaaattccacaatgcttaaaaaaaaacgttagtaattcttttggaagagtaaatcatttaaaatcaactacaatgtttggttgaaaaaaacactgttaatgcaataagttgactgtggattcatgctatgatagggttagagggtgaagtccagtggccggggtaaggcTCGGGCCCCAAATCTGAAggacgaaaatacccaggcaactcacccccaaaaaagagctgcgtacagagaggtttaaaatattcttatgctacttgtAGCACGAAAAGGTTTTTCTATTGTAGGCgacggcaggaaagggttaaaaatagCCATTACATTTCTcagaataaatatcaaaattaaataccTAAGTGGAAGAGTTTATTCATGATAcaccaataattattaatttagacTAATATCAACCCCATTTCATTAAACAAATCTCTCTGTCAAAATCCTTGTTGATTTGAAGAGTCTCCTGGTTGAGAACCACTGATATATATTGATGCAGAAAATCAATATATATATCAATGAAGACTCTGCCAAAGCTACGCAGACGGATGAATCAAAAGTCCCCTACCTGTAATAATTAATCCTTTTTAGATTTGGAGTTGGATGATATAGAGCTGTTAAACCAGCAGCATGCCAAGTGGATCCAGCCGTGAGTTCACTCTTCTCAAGTAAAATCACCTTCTTCTGGCCCTGTAAGAAAATTGGTAATGCATTAGAATGGTAAAGTGCCAGGATTTGTAAATATAAAAAGCGAAACCTCTTCAAATAAACCCCCCCATTTAGTTTCCATCCCTACTAGTGCCCACCTTTCTCTGGAACCAAACCTTTTTCCCATACTTTCAATGTAAATTCAACATCTATTTCATCAACATTCCAGCTTAACATGGGCGAGATTCCTGTTGTTGGAACAAGGTTTACTTCTCATCAAGACAAAGCTGATCACTTCTAGAGATAAAATGAGTACTTCTTATCTTCGGATCATGCATGTCTATATTTAAAGTGACATTGTTTTTACATATCATCTTATCTTTCATGTCAATAATTTATACCTTACTTAATAATGAAGGCATGAGTAAAGTTTAAAAATAGGTCATACAGGCTAAATTTTGAGTTCAGCCCCTTCATACAGCTCATCAGAGGCATATTGTGAATAATATTGGTAACAAATAATGGCAGCTTAGATAGTTTTTAATATTAGCCATAAGAAACATTACTATGACTTGTGGGAGGTATTTATTAGATTTATATAATAAGTCTTCCATATACATGGAGTTTCTATTTGGGGAGCGGATATGTCATGTGaaagataaaagtaaatgttgaaatattaaaaaaaatccatttatgagatgccactaaattttatttttggaatagtaAGGCAGATGTTTTTAGATTATAAAAATTTACGCCACTTCTAGTGCattggagaaacaaaaattaacaattttttaatcatttaattataaCAAGAATATGTAATGGCATCTTATGAATTTACGACAATTTTATTGTCTTTTGCAAACCCTTCACCTTATAATAAGCCATTAATTATGAGTCTACGACAATGCTCTCGAGAATTTGATGGATTCATATGATTCAAggcatattttttggaaaaaaaatgcaaagtaattaaaatgcatATGAATTATACAAAATTTTTCGTAATTGACACATAGTAATCACAATACATAATCATTCAATCCAATTTTTAATACTGCATATTTTATGGCATAACTAACCATTTTAGTGAGATGATAGGCAAGACTACAACCTATGGCTCCCCCTCCAATAATGACAGTTTCAGCAGTTTCTGGAAGAGTTCTATCCAATGGGTTTTCCGTTTTCGCTGCTCCATCTATGTTTTCTAATACATTGACATTAGTTGCTACGGAAGAGCTGTaaagtgagataaaaaaattctcaaataaattatcaaaagagtacaaaataaataaagtgcAGAGACTTGGCCATCCTGATTTGCAGTTCTTGAAAGCAAAATGTGacccaattaaataaaaaaatttcttaagaaaactGCACCATATTGCATTCCCCATAGATTAAATTAGGATTATATTAGGATTCATGAAATCGGATATGCAATTGTTTATTCCTGATTTAATACAATGATAAACTCTCACTTAAATTCTAAGGCATTTCCATGTTAAGTTTTACACATGCTCTAGCACAGATTATTTTATATGATGTCTAAAACCACTACTTTAACTTATACAAACTGTCCCACATgtcatgtgtcatttttgaccaccaattttagtaacttcaccttgagcaatattcatgaaaattgccatatttatggggaaaggtcctaagttttgttaagtgcaagcaatattttaaaattttgaccttctGACCTCACAATGAGGGTCCAaaccaaattttgaatttgccttacggggtttcaatttaaaaaaatctagaaagcgatgtctgaatttcattgaccaagatctCAAGTCTTTGAACACAAGAAAatcgaaaataacacttttatttgcaaaaattcaaCTTTTGGTGTAGTAAGGTAGAAGTCAAGGCCATAAGGATGGCAAAAAAAGGATGGCACACCAACAAAAGGTATCGATCCGCATAATGCGGGTCAATAGTCATAgaggtatattttgaaatatcagggAAACTAATTTCCCCAACCAAGTTATGCATATATTCATTACTACGCCATGGTTGTGACTCTCACCTGCGGCTTCCTATGTTGATGTACTGGGCATTTTTTGCCACAGCTCTCTTCACCAATGTCTTCCACATGTTGATGCGAGATCTCCACACCTCTGAAAAAGAAAAGATGCGTAAGAGTGTGGCACTTTATTGACCCTTGCGCTGCGGGAGTTTGGGATTTTAGCTACCAGTTTGTGCGGGAGAGAAGCAAGACACATTTTACCCCTTTAGCCTGGCCATGTGTCTCGCTAGGAGTGAACCCTTATAATCCAGGGcaacccttccttctttcttaccAGGGGATGGGCCTTCATCTGATCACTTGTTGCAGGACATTTTGGACATTATTTTTACAGTGGAGGCAAAGCGAGGAGcaggaagaaaaaatacaaaatggatATTACAATAGAAAAtcctagaaaataaattttagggcTGGCCCGGGAGATTAAGGCGAGAGGCGATTCCTACGATGACGGAAAGTGCCCAAGGCAAGATATCCagatagcaataaaaaatttgggaAACCACTTCAGGTAGTCAAGCAATGGTCAGACGTTCAAAAACGTTTTTTCTGCAGTCAGCACCAAAACCTATGAAAACGTTCCCTCAGTATAAGGGTTGAAGATGGAGGTTTTGAGATTTTGCATTTTGGGGAATGGCCTATCATTGTTGCGAGGGATGAACACCTAATTCTAGTCGCAGCACTGCCGAAATATGAGAATACAGAGAAATGTATCGAAACTTTGAagtgtaaatgaattttacttATTGCTAGATATTTGCCCGTATTTTAGCTgttgatcaattaaaaaaaaaacaaattatcctTTGAAGGTAGGCAACACAGCGATCACATAAATTTTCTGTTTCGAGGTTTGAATTTCATTCTAAATGTGTTGTGTtagtatttttgtttaaaatcaaATGACATGCgcggataaaaatttgaaatcgtaaaaattaggaatttttcgGCAATTACTTTTAATTGGTGTATAAAATACGAGAGCATTTATAGTTGAATAGCCATTTGGGGGTTAAGAGGGGAGACCCTATAATGGCTCCCTTTTCTACCTCTTTCCACGGCCTCAAGCCCCAATTAGGGCATTTtggatcaatttaaaatttattatattcactCCAAACCATCTAAACGGTGTAATCGCTTGGTTAAATTTTATATCgcgaacaaaaaataaaaaatcgaaaatattctCCCTTTATTTACGAGATAAACTTTATTACTGCATGAGACTTGGCGTTAcattttttttcgtaatgttAGCAGGTTAATAAAAGCTAGCGTCGATATAGCGATTTGTTTCAACCATTGAGAGAACTTTGCTAGGCTTCGACTTCGGAGGGAACGCAAATCGTAATAAGTTAAAGGTATGTAGGAAAGTTAAAGATACAAACTTGCGTGAATTAAGCCGTGTAT
It includes:
- the LOC124153972 gene encoding dimethylglycine dehydrogenase, mitochondrial-like — protein: MWKTLVKRAVAKNAQYINIGSRSSSVATNVNVLENIDGAAKTENPLDRTLPETAETVIIGGGAIGCSLAYHLTKMGQKKVILLEKSELTAGSTWHAAGLTALYHPTPNLKRINYYSINLYAQLEAETGQAVGFHQPGSIRLATSPVRVDEFRFQMSRQQHKDAPQMLIDPDAIQKLVPFMNMETILAGLYNPNDGHIDPYSMTQALAAGARSRGAEIYLDTEVVAMERLTALHKFAPNGWEIHTAKGGSIVTKRVVNATGFWAREVGRLAGLKPDLPLVPVEHQYAVTAPIPEVQEYMKNDNGPKKEIPVLRHLDGSFYLRQERSGLLIGPYESQESMKLRDEWVLAGVPPGFGKELFQPDLDRLAPHLDIAMKLIPCLADASIPTVVSGPITYTPDLLPMVGPSLMPNMWLAVGFGYGIIHAGGIGNYLAQWIINGEPPFELNELDPLRFSHWTHLRYTFAKARESYGLNNAVTYPHEERFAGRPTARVSGAHSHLLTRGAHMDFHSGWEQPAWFSCQTEEGFQHPEYKPSFRRTNWHQPVQRECQLVKESVGIIDLSPFAKFHLSGPDATEFLDYVTANSVPKKPGRSVVTHCLTRAGTVYAELTVTSLPISDPSQDPHYMIVTGSGSELHDLRWLNELASLEKKDVVIENLTDNYGCLSIAGPKSGELLAKLKDGGILPQFPFMSAKELLLAGKVRVTALRITYTGELGWEIYCPHKDIDSVYALLLNAGADLGVGDFGTRALNVLRMEKGFRMWGADMNVDTSPFEAGLAPFIKMDKGNFIGRDALVEQLKHGLKKTLVYLAVDSEDVDPIGDEAVWSSGKVIGNTTSGCFSHALKKPLAFAYVPPFLSTPGTKVQVELLGKLNEATVLSEPVMETYPQRIRKTKKT